In one Shinella zoogloeoides genomic region, the following are encoded:
- the sseA gene encoding 3-mercaptopyruvate sulfurtransferase has product MSNDKSKFVVSADWVEKQLGAPEFRIVDASWYLPAQNRNGAAEYAAGHIPGAVFFDQDVINDHSSKLPHTVPSPDFFAAEVGKLGIADTDTIVVYDGPGIFTAPRVWWLFRIMGAKNVFVMDGGIDGWKQEGKPLQTDLPEPAPAVFHTNFNPYAVTSFEEMRGIVSTGSKQIADARGAGRFTGAEAEPRAGMRSGHMPGAKSMPSGSFSDGGKFKDLASLRKHFEDSGIDLSKPVVTSCGSGVTAAIITLALHSLGHENNTLYDGSWSEWGSRDDTPVVTGKD; this is encoded by the coding sequence ATGTCCAACGACAAGAGCAAGTTCGTCGTCTCCGCGGATTGGGTGGAAAAGCAACTCGGCGCGCCGGAATTCCGCATCGTCGATGCCTCCTGGTATCTGCCGGCGCAAAACCGCAACGGCGCGGCCGAATATGCGGCCGGGCACATTCCCGGCGCAGTCTTCTTCGATCAGGACGTGATCAACGATCATTCCAGCAAGCTGCCGCACACGGTTCCCTCGCCGGATTTCTTCGCCGCCGAAGTCGGTAAGCTCGGCATTGCCGATACGGACACGATCGTCGTCTATGACGGCCCCGGCATCTTCACCGCGCCGCGTGTCTGGTGGCTGTTTCGCATCATGGGCGCGAAGAACGTCTTCGTCATGGATGGCGGTATCGACGGCTGGAAGCAGGAGGGAAAGCCGCTTCAGACCGACCTGCCCGAGCCGGCGCCGGCCGTCTTCCACACCAATTTCAATCCCTATGCCGTTACCTCCTTCGAGGAGATGCGCGGCATCGTGTCGACCGGGTCGAAGCAGATAGCCGATGCCCGCGGCGCCGGCCGCTTTACCGGCGCGGAAGCCGAGCCGCGCGCCGGCATGCGTTCCGGCCATATGCCCGGCGCAAAGAGCATGCCGTCGGGCAGCTTTTCCGATGGCGGCAAATTCAAGGACCTTGCGAGCCTGCGCAAGCATTTCGAAGATTCCGGCATCGACCTGTCCAAGCCGGTCGTCACCAGCTGCGGCTCGGGCGTGACGGCGGCCATCATCACGCTGGCGCTTCATTCGCTCGGCCACGAGAACAATACGCTCTATGATGGCTCCTGGTCCGAATGGGGCAGCCGTGACGACACGCCCGTCGTCACCGGGAAGGATTGA
- a CDS encoding CorA family divalent cation transporter, with amino-acid sequence MNLLDQTQRGLTPGLVGAYRGSPGGPVVPVAPQDIDAALASADGWVWLHVDLVDQRIQGWLPARCTLPAAARSILEGHDESLVLGHEAGTTHGVIADLQQQETERASTTVGRLHFALTERLLVTGRRHPVEAVNRVRRSFAEGFSPATAYELFEAMVAAFCKNTAIKLKEAAGLLDAVEDRLVTERLSDERRSLKEVRRLAVSLHRPVAGMVALFEEEDREDWTLSEHAHAVLRRLSMRLERLDREIVMVNDRARLLQEEMAAELQDESNRSLKAMAVMSALLLPGTLVVGVFGMNTAGLPFSQGETGFGWAMMLGMGATALFYWLLRRAGINLRF; translated from the coding sequence TTGAACCTGCTGGACCAGACGCAGAGGGGGCTGACGCCGGGGCTCGTCGGCGCCTACCGGGGATCGCCCGGCGGGCCGGTGGTGCCCGTCGCGCCGCAGGATATCGATGCGGCGCTCGCGTCCGCGGACGGCTGGGTCTGGCTGCATGTCGATCTGGTCGACCAGCGCATACAGGGCTGGCTGCCCGCGCGCTGCACCTTGCCGGCGGCGGCGCGCTCCATTCTGGAAGGGCATGACGAAAGCCTTGTTCTTGGCCACGAGGCAGGGACGACGCATGGCGTCATCGCCGATCTGCAGCAGCAGGAAACCGAACGCGCCTCCACCACCGTCGGCCGTCTGCATTTTGCCCTGACGGAGCGTCTGCTGGTCACGGGCCGGCGGCACCCGGTGGAAGCGGTGAACCGGGTGCGGCGCTCCTTTGCCGAGGGTTTCAGCCCCGCAACGGCCTACGAGCTTTTCGAGGCCATGGTCGCCGCCTTCTGCAAGAATACGGCGATCAAGCTCAAGGAGGCGGCGGGGCTGCTCGATGCTGTGGAGGACCGGCTGGTCACAGAACGGCTGAGCGACGAGCGGCGCAGCCTCAAGGAGGTGCGCCGCCTCGCTGTCTCCTTGCACCGCCCGGTCGCGGGCATGGTGGCGCTGTTCGAGGAGGAGGACCGGGAGGACTGGACCCTCTCCGAACACGCCCATGCCGTGCTGCGGCGCCTGTCGATGCGGCTGGAGCGGCTCGACCGCGAGATCGTCATGGTCAACGACCGCGCCCGCCTGCTGCAGGAGGAGATGGCGGCGGAATTGCAGGACGAATCGAACCGCAGCCTCAAGGCGATGGCGGTGATGAGCGCCCTGTTGCTGCCGGGAACGCTTGTCGTCGGCGTGTTCGGCATGAACACCGCGGGCCTGCCGTTCAGCCAGGGCGAAACGGGGTTCGGCTGGGCGATGATGCTGGGCATGGGCGCCACCGCGCTGTTCTACTGGCTGCTGCGCCGGGCCGGCATCAACCTGCGATTCTAG
- a CDS encoding Lrp/AsnC family transcriptional regulator, with protein sequence MSRLDAIDAAILKVVQQNGRISNAELAERVGLSPSACSRRLDILEKSGTINGYHARVSPKALDYKMIAIVHISLSGQFAKTLAEFEAAVKLCPNVLVCYLMSGEYDYILRVAAKDLEDYERIHRDWLSALPHVVKINSSFALREIIDRPNVGV encoded by the coding sequence ATGTCGCGTCTGGATGCAATCGATGCTGCGATCCTGAAGGTCGTCCAGCAGAACGGCCGAATCTCCAATGCCGAGCTTGCCGAGCGCGTCGGCCTCTCGCCGTCGGCCTGCTCGCGCCGGCTCGACATCCTCGAAAAATCCGGCACCATCAACGGCTATCACGCCCGCGTCTCGCCGAAGGCGCTCGACTACAAGATGATCGCCATCGTGCACATCTCGCTGTCCGGCCAGTTCGCCAAGACGCTGGCGGAATTCGAGGCGGCGGTAAAACTCTGCCCCAACGTGCTGGTCTGCTACCTGATGTCCGGCGAATACGACTATATCCTGCGCGTCGCCGCCAAGGACCTCGAAGACTACGAGCGCATCCACCGCGACTGGCTTTCCGCCCTGCCCCATGTGGTGAAGATCAATTCGAGCTTCGCGCTGCGCGAAATCATCGATCGGCCGAATGTCGGGGTCTAG
- the ald gene encoding alanine dehydrogenase — translation MRVGCPKEIKNHEYRVGLTPGAVREYVAHGHEVLVETKAGAGIGADDDAYRAAGARIVPTAADIFQKSDMVVKVKEPQPAEWAQLRDGQILYTYLHLAPDPEQTKGLLASGVTAIAYETVTDERGGLPLLAPMSEVAGRLSIQAGATALQKANGGRGILLGGVPGVLPAKVAVIGGGVVGLHAARMAAGLGADVSILDRSIPRLRQLDDLFGGRVHTRYSTIDALEEEVFSADLVIGAVLIPGAAAPKLVTREMLSGMKKGAVIVDVAIDQGGCFETSHATTHSDPTYEVDGVVHYCVANMPGAVPVTSAHALNNATLHYGLQLADKGLKAIAEDRHLRAGLNVHKGRITNQPVADALGYESYAPEAVLNVA, via the coding sequence ATGCGTGTCGGTTGTCCGAAGGAAATCAAGAATCATGAATACCGGGTCGGTCTGACGCCCGGTGCCGTGCGTGAATATGTGGCGCATGGCCACGAGGTGCTCGTCGAGACGAAGGCCGGCGCCGGCATCGGCGCTGACGATGATGCCTACCGCGCCGCCGGCGCGAGGATCGTGCCCACCGCCGCGGACATATTCCAGAAGTCCGACATGGTGGTGAAGGTCAAGGAACCGCAGCCCGCCGAATGGGCGCAGCTCCGCGACGGACAAATTCTCTACACCTACCTGCATCTCGCCCCCGATCCGGAACAGACCAAGGGTCTGCTCGCCTCCGGCGTCACCGCCATCGCCTACGAGACGGTAACGGACGAGCGCGGCGGCCTGCCGCTGCTGGCGCCGATGTCGGAAGTCGCCGGGCGCCTTTCCATCCAGGCCGGCGCGACGGCGTTGCAGAAGGCCAATGGCGGACGCGGCATCCTGCTCGGCGGCGTGCCGGGCGTGCTGCCGGCCAAGGTCGCCGTCATCGGCGGCGGCGTCGTCGGCCTGCATGCGGCGAGGATGGCCGCGGGCCTCGGCGCGGACGTGTCGATCCTCGACCGCTCGATCCCGCGCCTGCGCCAACTCGACGACCTCTTCGGCGGCCGCGTCCACACGCGCTATTCGACCATCGACGCGCTGGAAGAGGAGGTGTTCTCCGCCGATCTCGTCATCGGCGCCGTGCTGATCCCCGGTGCCGCCGCGCCCAAGCTCGTGACGCGCGAAATGCTTTCGGGCATGAAGAAGGGTGCGGTCATCGTCGATGTCGCCATCGACCAGGGCGGCTGCTTCGAGACTTCGCATGCGACGACCCATTCCGACCCGACCTACGAGGTCGACGGCGTGGTGCATTATTGCGTCGCCAACATGCCGGGCGCCGTGCCGGTCACGTCCGCCCATGCGCTCAACAACGCCACGCTGCACTACGGCTTGCAGCTTGCCGACAAGGGGCTGAAGGCGATCGCCGAGGATCGGCACCTGCGCGCCGGCCTTAACGTGCACAAGGGCCGCATCACGAACCAGCCGGTCGCCGATGCGCTCGGCTACGAGTCCTACGCGCCCGAAGCGGTGCTGAACGTCGCCTGA
- a CDS encoding HlyU family transcriptional regulator → MASFFSKLFGRGGDSAAPAKIAEETEAYNDLTLVAAPIPEGGQYRLAGRIEKRDGERVLVRTFIRADLFSSRDDTVASTFRKARQIADQHGASLFSDGAESRQV, encoded by the coding sequence ATGGCATCGTTCTTTTCAAAACTCTTCGGTCGCGGTGGCGACTCGGCAGCTCCCGCGAAGATCGCGGAGGAAACCGAGGCCTATAACGACCTGACCCTCGTGGCGGCTCCCATTCCCGAAGGCGGCCAGTACCGGCTTGCCGGACGCATCGAGAAGCGCGACGGCGAGCGGGTGCTCGTTCGCACCTTCATCCGCGCCGATCTCTTCTCCTCGCGGGACGATACGGTCGCTTCGACCTTCCGCAAGGCAAGGCAGATCGCCGACCAGCACGGCGCCTCGCTCTTCAGCGACGGCGCGGAGAGCCGGCAGGTCTGA
- the ilvA gene encoding threonine ammonia-lyase, whose translation MKPDVDAACEALRGLFPETPLQLNEHLSARYGAEIYLKREDLSPVRSYKIRGAFNFFRKVLAKADGARSFVCASAGNHAQGFAFVCRHFGVPGVVFMPVTTPQQKIDKTRIFGGEFVTIKLVGDFFDQCYKAARDHAEATGALMVPPFDHADIIEGQATVAAEIVAQLGEGKLPDLVVLPVGGGGLASGVTGYLEGDMGPSSFLFCEPAGAPSLKRSLESGAVVTLDQVDNFVDGAAVGQIGALNFAALSRFSADQVMLLSENAICVTMIDMLNVEGVVLEPAGALSLTALDALGREALEGKTVVAVVSGGNFDFERLPDVKERAMRHAGLKKYFILRLAQRPGALRDFLNMLGPDDDIARFEYLKKSARNFGSILIGIETKAPENFAALKKAFDAAGMRYQDITENEILANLII comes from the coding sequence ATGAAACCGGACGTCGACGCAGCCTGCGAAGCTTTGCGCGGGCTTTTTCCAGAAACACCCCTCCAACTCAACGAACATCTCTCCGCCCGCTACGGCGCGGAGATCTACCTGAAGCGCGAGGACCTTTCGCCGGTGCGCTCCTACAAGATCAGGGGTGCCTTCAACTTCTTCCGCAAGGTTCTGGCGAAGGCGGATGGCGCGCGCAGCTTCGTCTGCGCCTCGGCCGGCAATCATGCACAGGGCTTCGCTTTCGTCTGCCGCCATTTCGGCGTGCCGGGCGTGGTCTTCATGCCGGTGACGACGCCGCAGCAGAAGATCGACAAGACGCGCATATTCGGCGGCGAGTTCGTGACGATCAAGCTTGTCGGCGACTTCTTCGACCAGTGCTACAAGGCCGCCCGCGACCATGCGGAGGCGACCGGCGCGCTGATGGTGCCGCCCTTCGACCATGCCGATATCATCGAAGGGCAGGCGACGGTGGCGGCGGAGATCGTCGCACAGCTCGGTGAGGGCAAGCTGCCGGACCTGGTGGTCCTTCCGGTCGGCGGCGGCGGGCTTGCCTCGGGCGTGACCGGTTATCTCGAGGGGGACATGGGACCGTCGAGCTTCCTGTTTTGCGAGCCGGCCGGCGCACCGAGCCTCAAGCGGAGCCTCGAAAGCGGCGCCGTGGTGACGCTCGACCAGGTCGACAATTTTGTCGACGGTGCCGCGGTCGGGCAGATCGGCGCGCTCAACTTCGCAGCGCTCAGCCGGTTTTCGGCCGACCAGGTCATGCTGCTTTCGGAAAACGCCATCTGCGTGACGATGATCGACATGCTGAACGTGGAGGGCGTGGTGCTGGAGCCGGCCGGCGCACTATCGTTGACGGCGCTGGATGCGCTCGGCCGCGAGGCGCTGGAAGGCAAGACGGTGGTCGCCGTCGTCTCGGGCGGCAATTTCGATTTCGAGCGCCTGCCTGATGTCAAGGAACGCGCCATGCGTCATGCGGGACTGAAGAAATACTTCATCCTGCGCCTTGCCCAGCGCCCCGGCGCGCTGCGCGATTTCCTGAACATGCTCGGACCGGACGACGACATCGCCCGCTTCGAATACCTGAAGAAATCCGCCCGCAATTTCGGCTCGATCCTGATCGGCATCGAGACGAAGGCACCGGAGAATTTCGCAGCGCTCAAGAAGGCCTTCGACGCGGCCGGCATGCGCTATCAGGACATTACCGAAAACGAAATCCTCGCAAATCTTATCATCTAG
- a CDS encoding OmpA family protein, producing the protein MQRRAFLTAFAATLAAPAFSGLAFAQETPSEDMILRRLDAAPARRMRDEERVTVREFKRRADLRRAAPSIDIQSINFEFASAEIPRSEYRKVRQIARAMERILRRRRRAVFLIEGHTDAVGSASSNQVLSERRAASLKWVLVQEFGIPSRALETVGYGEEYLLVPTQNEEWRNRRVTLRRIDEFVR; encoded by the coding sequence ATGCAACGCCGCGCATTCCTGACCGCGTTCGCCGCCACCCTCGCCGCCCCCGCCTTCTCCGGCCTCGCTTTCGCGCAGGAAACACCGTCGGAGGACATGATCCTGCGCCGCCTCGACGCCGCCCCGGCCCGCCGCATGCGGGACGAGGAACGCGTGACGGTCCGTGAATTCAAGCGCCGTGCGGACCTTCGCCGCGCCGCGCCCTCCATCGATATCCAGTCGATCAATTTCGAATTCGCCTCGGCCGAGATCCCGCGCTCGGAATATCGCAAGGTGCGCCAGATCGCCCGCGCCATGGAGCGCATCCTGCGCCGCCGCCGTCGCGCCGTCTTCCTGATCGAGGGCCATACGGATGCCGTCGGTTCGGCCTCCTCCAACCAGGTCCTGTCCGAACGCCGCGCCGCATCACTGAAATGGGTGCTCGTGCAGGAATTCGGCATCCCCTCGCGGGCGCTGGAAACCGTGGGCTACGGCGAGGAATACCTGCTCGTGCCGACGCAGAACGAGGAATGGCGCAACCGCCGCGTCACGCTCCGCCGCATCGACGAGTTCGTCCGGTAA
- a CDS encoding GNAT family N-acetyltransferase produces the protein MAKKVQSAPIAVHITALEMTAPPKQSLPVPVNVHTAILSAPEIPVAFYRFLYRQVGSRWHWVDRLRMDDETLAATLNDKRNSVTVLYVNGAPAGFFELLQVDEETIELSHFGLFERALGLGIGKWFLLQTLYAAWALGPRRVTVTTNNLDHPRALQLYQMFGFSPVGTRDAEIVPLSDAELLALAKRDCLMPAERR, from the coding sequence ATGGCAAAGAAGGTCCAGAGCGCGCCGATCGCGGTGCACATCACCGCGCTCGAAATGACGGCGCCGCCGAAGCAGAGCCTGCCGGTGCCCGTCAACGTGCACACCGCAATCCTCAGCGCGCCGGAGATCCCGGTTGCCTTCTATCGTTTCCTCTACCGGCAGGTCGGCAGCCGCTGGCACTGGGTCGACCGGCTTCGCATGGACGACGAGACGCTGGCCGCGACCCTCAACGACAAGCGCAACAGCGTGACGGTGCTCTATGTCAACGGCGCGCCGGCCGGCTTCTTCGAGCTGCTGCAGGTCGACGAGGAGACGATCGAGCTTTCGCATTTCGGCCTTTTCGAGCGGGCGCTGGGCCTTGGCATCGGCAAATGGTTCTTGCTCCAGACGCTCTATGCCGCCTGGGCGCTCGGGCCCCGACGCGTGACCGTCACCACCAACAATCTCGACCATCCGCGCGCGCTCCAGCTCTACCAGATGTTCGGCTTCTCGCCGGTCGGAACCCGGGATGCCGAGATCGTTCCGCTCTCCGACGCCGAGCTCCTGGCGCTCGCCAAGCGCGACTGTCTGATGCCGGCCGAACGGCGTTAA
- the ppk2 gene encoding polyphosphate kinase 2, translated as MFDDNHLNRIKAEIADSFDEELEMQIEEERLDDLIAEGMSEPPAQTLERRIYFRELFRLQHELVKLQDWVQHKKLKVVVLFEGRGSAGKGGAIKRVTQRLNPRICRVVALPAPTERERNQWYFQRYAPHLPSAGEMVLFDRSWYNRAGVERVMGFCTPDELEEFFRSVPEFERMLVRSGIVLIKYWFSITDEEQEFRFRMRIHDPLKQWKLSPMDLESRVHWENYTKAKEEMLERTHIPEAPWWIVEAVDKKRARLNCIAHLLAQIPYEDVPKAPIDLPERVRHDDYIRRPPPDEMYVPEVY; from the coding sequence ATGTTCGACGACAATCATCTGAACCGCATCAAGGCGGAAATTGCCGACAGCTTCGACGAGGAGCTGGAAATGCAGATCGAGGAGGAGCGGCTGGACGACCTCATCGCCGAGGGCATGTCCGAACCGCCGGCGCAGACGCTGGAGCGCCGGATCTATTTCCGCGAGCTGTTCCGCCTCCAGCATGAGCTGGTCAAGCTGCAGGACTGGGTGCAGCACAAGAAGCTGAAGGTCGTCGTTCTCTTCGAGGGGCGCGGTTCGGCCGGCAAAGGCGGCGCCATCAAGCGCGTGACCCAGCGCCTCAATCCGCGCATCTGCCGCGTCGTCGCCCTGCCGGCACCGACCGAGCGCGAGCGCAATCAATGGTACTTCCAGCGCTATGCGCCGCATCTGCCGAGCGCCGGCGAAATGGTGCTGTTCGACCGCTCCTGGTACAACCGCGCCGGCGTCGAGCGCGTCATGGGCTTCTGCACGCCGGACGAGCTGGAGGAATTCTTCCGCTCGGTACCGGAATTCGAGCGTATGCTGGTGCGCTCCGGCATCGTGCTGATCAAATACTGGTTCTCGATCACCGACGAGGAGCAGGAATTCCGGTTCCGCATGCGCATCCACGACCCCTTGAAGCAGTGGAAGCTCTCGCCGATGGACCTCGAAAGCCGCGTCCATTGGGAGAACTACACCAAGGCCAAGGAGGAGATGCTGGAGCGAACCCACATTCCCGAGGCGCCGTGGTGGATCGTCGAGGCCGTCGACAAGAAGAGGGCGCGGCTGAACTGTATCGCCCATCTGCTTGCTCAGATTCCCTATGAGGACGTGCCCAAGGCGCCCATCGATCTGCCCGAGCGTGTGCGGCATGACGATTATATCCGCCGCCCGCCGCCGGACGAGATGTACGTACCGGAAGTCTACTGA
- a CDS encoding DUF1203 domain-containing protein codes for MSIRFLPMPTETATAYWKGGADAYGMKPERQVSDGDGVPCRHCLRPVGAGEPYLILAHRPFPALQPYAETGPIFLHAEPCKAHEPSQEMPPMLTSRDYIVRGYSAENRILYGTGAVVPTAGIPDYAATLLAREDVAYLHIRSARNNCYQCRVERA; via the coding sequence ATGTCCATTCGTTTCCTGCCCATGCCGACCGAAACCGCAACCGCCTACTGGAAAGGTGGCGCTGACGCCTATGGAATGAAGCCCGAACGACAGGTTTCCGATGGTGACGGCGTGCCCTGCCGGCATTGCCTGCGGCCGGTCGGTGCGGGCGAACCCTATCTCATCCTCGCCCACCGCCCCTTCCCAGCCCTGCAACCCTATGCGGAAACCGGGCCGATCTTCCTGCACGCCGAGCCTTGCAAGGCTCACGAGCCGTCGCAAGAGATGCCGCCGATGCTGACGAGCCGCGACTATATCGTCCGCGGCTACTCGGCGGAAAACCGCATTCTCTACGGCACCGGCGCCGTGGTCCCGACCGCCGGCATTCCCGACTATGCGGCAACGCTCCTGGCGCGGGAGGACGTCGCCTATCTGCACATCCGCTCGGCGCGCAACAATTGCTACCAGTGCCGTGTCGAGCGCGCATGA
- a CDS encoding alanyl-tRNA editing protein → MSLPTTALFRDDFYLSTNEAVVTAVHEDGGIELDQTCFYATSGGQPGDSGFLERADGSRIALGPAVTGASKDIVIHRPLEGEALPIVGEAVVAHIDWARRYKLMRMHTACHLLSVVCPYPITGAAVGEEDSRVDFDMTDTIDKDEVTAKLMKLVAENHPVFVQWITDAELSANPGIVKSKNVRPPMGLGRVSLVCIGENSSVDSQPCGGTHVSETQEVGAIHIAKIEKKGKENRRFRIRFGAPGSDA, encoded by the coding sequence ATGTCCCTTCCCACCACCGCCCTCTTTCGTGACGATTTCTATCTTTCGACAAACGAGGCGGTGGTGACGGCGGTGCACGAGGACGGCGGCATCGAGCTCGACCAGACCTGTTTCTACGCGACATCCGGCGGCCAGCCGGGCGACAGCGGCTTTCTGGAGCGCGCCGACGGCAGCCGCATAGCGCTCGGCCCGGCGGTGACGGGCGCAAGCAAGGACATCGTGATCCACCGCCCGCTGGAGGGCGAGGCGCTGCCGATCGTCGGCGAGGCGGTCGTCGCCCATATCGACTGGGCGCGCCGCTACAAGCTGATGCGCATGCACACCGCCTGCCACCTGCTCTCCGTCGTCTGCCCCTATCCGATCACCGGCGCCGCCGTCGGCGAGGAGGACAGCCGGGTCGATTTCGACATGACAGACACCATCGACAAGGACGAGGTGACGGCGAAGCTGATGAAGCTCGTCGCGGAGAACCATCCGGTCTTCGTCCAGTGGATCACCGACGCGGAGCTTTCCGCAAATCCCGGCATCGTGAAATCCAAGAACGTGCGTCCGCCGATGGGCCTCGGCCGCGTCAGCCTCGTCTGCATCGGCGAGAATTCCTCCGTCGACAGCCAGCCTTGCGGGGGAACGCACGTTTCCGAAACGCAGGAAGTGGGCGCCATCCACATCGCCAAGATCGAAAAGAAGGGCAAGGAGAACCGCCGGTTCCGCATCCGCTTCGGTGCGCCCGGTTCCGACGCCTGA
- a CDS encoding GGDEF domain-containing protein translates to MGTENLILLLIEAGFYFVFMVGILHLRHQIGIGVFVAALGVMHFLETYLAAVFYIELPFGVISPGSSVLFSGKLMMILLLYVKEDAAVVRAPIYGLLAGNFLTVGLSLFLRHHQTIGAVPGRIADLAFIDEMGWLMLWGTMLLYVDSLAIILLYERLGRVFRKNTAMRFFVSGVAVLTFDQIGFYAALHFLNGAPVEVFWGGWIAKMMAACAYAVLITVYLYYSRISAMPVSPRPISDIFADLTFRERYEDLLDRSGRDALTGVYDRSRLEFEAPRMLSAMLAAGKPMALMIIDADHFKDVNDRFGHLAGDGVLRDTAACLQRALRGGDRIFRFGGEEFVVICEDIEPEVGAERAEELRRTVEAEIRRPDDVPVTVSIGIANSYNDGTTLNALLSAADARLYAAKNAGRNRVISH, encoded by the coding sequence ATGGGTACTGAAAACCTGATCCTGCTTCTCATCGAGGCCGGTTTCTATTTCGTCTTCATGGTGGGCATCCTGCATCTGCGCCACCAGATCGGCATCGGCGTTTTCGTCGCCGCACTCGGCGTCATGCACTTCCTGGAGACCTATCTGGCGGCGGTCTTCTATATCGAGCTGCCGTTCGGCGTTATTTCACCGGGCTCCTCGGTGCTCTTTTCCGGCAAGCTGATGATGATCCTTCTTCTGTATGTGAAGGAGGACGCCGCCGTCGTTCGCGCGCCGATCTACGGCCTGCTCGCCGGCAATTTCCTGACGGTCGGCCTCAGCCTGTTCCTGCGCCACCACCAGACGATCGGCGCGGTGCCGGGCCGCATCGCCGATCTCGCCTTCATCGACGAGATGGGCTGGCTGATGCTGTGGGGCACGATGCTGCTCTATGTCGATTCGCTCGCCATCATCCTGCTTTACGAGCGCCTCGGTCGGGTCTTCAGGAAGAACACGGCCATGCGCTTCTTCGTCTCCGGGGTCGCGGTGCTGACCTTCGACCAGATCGGCTTCTATGCGGCGCTGCATTTCCTCAACGGCGCGCCGGTCGAAGTGTTCTGGGGCGGCTGGATCGCGAAGATGATGGCGGCCTGCGCCTATGCGGTGCTGATCACGGTGTATCTCTACTATTCCCGCATATCGGCGATGCCCGTCTCGCCGCGTCCCATCTCGGATATCTTCGCCGACCTCACCTTCCGCGAACGCTACGAGGACCTGCTCGACCGTTCGGGCCGCGATGCCCTGACCGGCGTCTATGACCGCAGCCGGCTGGAATTCGAGGCGCCGCGAATGCTCTCGGCGATGCTGGCGGCCGGCAAGCCGATGGCGCTGATGATCATCGACGCCGATCATTTCAAGGACGTCAACGACCGTTTCGGCCATCTCGCCGGCGACGGCGTGCTGCGCGACACCGCGGCCTGCCTGCAACGGGCGCTGCGCGGCGGCGACCGCATCTTCCGCTTCGGCGGCGAGGAATTCGTGGTGATCTGCGAAGATATCGAGCCGGAAGTCGGGGCAGAGCGGGCTGAAGAGTTGCGGCGCACCGTGGAGGCGGAGATCCGCAGGCCTGACGACGTGCCGGTGACGGTCAGCATCGGCATCGCCAACAGCTACAATGACGGCACGACGCTGAACGCGCTGCTGTCGGCCGCCGATGCCCGGCTCTACGCCGCCAAGAATGCCGGACGCAACCGCGTCATCTCGCACTAG